A part of Melittangium boletus DSM 14713 genomic DNA contains:
- a CDS encoding tetratricopeptide repeat protein produces the protein MPFPPFIPPRVRRSTWVGVAVLGLGLATGCRHTAAGAPLDARAQAREYLARNEPERALPLLEAEAARHPDDLDVARTLTAAQVKGGHTGAWIAELRRRNTQTERAVNHYMLGLAYFSRASDAGAPAVAAFERAREMKPDEPEFHHRLGVALLESEQYTAAVGPLRRAVELAPERAGFQLPLAKALHRTGDERGAVAALAVLVGKEPSPAEVATARALMDQIADPFARFPKAAESKLEEGMRYLQELDAPHPAIIAFEEILRDYPDLAVVHALMGLAWQRVDDAGRAVEEFKRAIELAPSDGKNHFYLGELYLTRQRPEAARPYLEKAVELNPLLDLAWFRLGDLHLERKDLKAADEAFRILTYLQPDAVPPRGKRALVLQFQGDWAGAERELMRVVDKDPENIEFTLRLGILFTEQARQSSRPETRREAAEKAERWLRKVLEAQPENAVASRALQQLKTP, from the coding sequence CTGCCTTTCCCCCCCTTCATTCCTCCTCGCGTGCGGCGGAGCACCTGGGTTGGCGTGGCCGTGCTGGGCCTGGGCCTGGCCACGGGATGCCGGCACACCGCCGCCGGAGCGCCCCTGGATGCCCGGGCCCAGGCGAGGGAGTACCTCGCGAGGAACGAGCCCGAGCGCGCCCTGCCCCTCCTGGAGGCCGAGGCCGCGCGGCATCCAGACGACCTGGACGTGGCGCGCACGCTCACCGCGGCGCAGGTGAAGGGAGGGCACACGGGCGCGTGGATCGCGGAGCTGCGGCGGCGCAACACGCAGACCGAGCGGGCGGTGAACCACTACATGCTGGGGCTGGCGTACTTCTCGCGGGCGTCGGACGCGGGGGCGCCCGCGGTGGCCGCCTTCGAGCGGGCGCGGGAGATGAAGCCGGACGAGCCCGAGTTCCACCATCGCCTGGGCGTGGCCCTGCTGGAGTCCGAGCAGTACACGGCCGCGGTGGGGCCGTTGCGCCGGGCAGTCGAGCTCGCCCCGGAGCGGGCGGGGTTCCAGTTGCCGCTGGCCAAGGCCCTGCATCGCACGGGGGACGAGCGGGGAGCGGTGGCGGCGCTGGCGGTGCTGGTGGGCAAGGAGCCGAGCCCGGCGGAAGTGGCGACAGCCCGGGCGCTGATGGATCAAATCGCGGACCCGTTCGCGCGCTTTCCCAAGGCGGCCGAGTCCAAGCTCGAGGAGGGCATGCGCTACTTGCAGGAGCTGGACGCGCCCCACCCGGCCATCATCGCCTTCGAGGAGATTCTGCGGGACTACCCGGACCTGGCGGTGGTGCACGCGTTGATGGGCCTCGCGTGGCAGCGGGTGGACGACGCGGGCCGGGCGGTCGAGGAGTTCAAGCGGGCGATCGAGCTGGCGCCCTCGGACGGCAAGAACCACTTCTACCTGGGGGAGCTGTACCTGACGCGGCAGCGGCCGGAGGCGGCGCGCCCGTACCTGGAGAAGGCGGTGGAGCTCAACCCGCTGTTGGACCTGGCGTGGTTCCGGCTGGGGGACCTGCACCTGGAGCGCAAGGACCTGAAGGCCGCGGACGAGGCCTTCCGGATCCTCACGTACCTGCAACCAGACGCGGTGCCACCGCGAGGAAAGAGGGCCCTGGTCCTCCAGTTCCAGGGCGACTGGGCAGGCGCCGAGCGCGAGTTGATGCGGGTGGTGGACAAGGATCCGGAGAACATCGAGTTCACCTTGCGCCTGGGCATCCTCTTCACCGAGCAGGCGAGGCAGTCGTCGCGGCCGGAGACGCGGCGGGAGGCGGCGGAGAAGGCGGAGCGATGGCTGCGCAAGGTGTTGGAGGCGCAACCGGAGAACGCGGTGGCGTCGAGGGCCCTGCAGCAACTCAAGACGCCGTGA
- a CDS encoding lysophospholipid acyltransferase family protein, with protein MLRNLLCMVVTAIATAIFFPVTLLAALFTFNTGSMVWVARRLWSPILIATGGARLVVTGQENVDPHRPTIYVSNHQSTLDIPIHFVAVPVNFRYVAKHQLKYVPLIGWYLWLAGHIFINRGRREKAIASLDAAARKVRAGTSVFLYPEGTRSDDGKVLPFKKGPFALALKARVPVVPITIEGSGTVMPKNSWNIVPGPVYVKIGKPIDTTTFAENDREGLARAVRDVIIAQSLELGGKGGDSEDAVADVGVEGRKTPARHKKAT; from the coding sequence ATGCTACGCAACCTGTTGTGCATGGTGGTCACCGCGATAGCCACCGCCATTTTCTTTCCCGTGACGCTGTTGGCGGCGCTCTTCACGTTCAACACGGGCTCCATGGTGTGGGTGGCGCGCCGACTGTGGTCGCCCATCCTCATCGCGACGGGGGGCGCGCGGCTGGTGGTGACGGGCCAGGAGAACGTGGATCCCCATCGCCCCACCATCTACGTCTCCAACCACCAGTCCACCCTGGACATCCCCATCCACTTCGTGGCGGTGCCGGTGAACTTCCGCTACGTGGCCAAGCACCAGCTCAAGTACGTGCCCCTCATCGGCTGGTACCTGTGGCTGGCGGGCCACATCTTCATCAACCGGGGCCGGCGGGAAAAGGCCATCGCCTCGCTGGATGCCGCGGCGCGCAAGGTGCGTGCGGGCACGAGCGTGTTCCTCTACCCGGAGGGCACGCGCTCGGACGACGGCAAGGTGCTGCCCTTCAAGAAGGGGCCCTTCGCGCTGGCGCTCAAGGCGCGCGTGCCCGTGGTGCCCATCACCATCGAGGGCTCGGGCACGGTGATGCCGAAGAATTCCTGGAACATCGTTCCGGGCCCCGTGTACGTGAAGATTGGCAAGCCCATCGACACCACGACCTTCGCCGAGAACGACCGCGAGGGCCTGGCCCGGGCGGTGCGCGACGTCATCATCGCGCAGAGCCTCGAGCTGGGCGGCAAGGGCGGCGATTCCGAGGATGCCGTCGCCGACGTGGGCGTCGAGGGCAGGAAGACCCCCGCCCGCCACAAGAAGGCGACCTGA
- a CDS encoding deoxynucleoside kinase, with the protein MARKKFIAIAGNIGAGKTELTSFLCRKYGLTPFFEPNEENPYLADFYRDMKTWAFRSQLFFLTAKFRLQRQMERSQGTALQDRTLYEDAEIFAKNLHRQRFIDKRDWGMYRDLYETFSQTLAPPDLMIYLRCPVRTLRQRIRLRGREMEQDIPPAYLKRLNGLYEEWFSGYKLSPVLVLPTDKLDYLTNLVDRVDLFQQIEKHL; encoded by the coding sequence TTGGCTCGGAAGAAGTTCATCGCGATCGCGGGAAACATCGGAGCGGGAAAGACGGAGCTCACGTCCTTCCTCTGCCGGAAGTACGGCCTCACTCCTTTCTTCGAGCCCAACGAGGAGAATCCCTACCTCGCCGATTTCTACCGGGACATGAAGACCTGGGCCTTCCGCTCCCAGCTCTTCTTCCTCACCGCGAAGTTCCGCCTCCAGCGCCAGATGGAGCGCTCGCAGGGCACCGCCTTGCAGGATCGCACCCTCTACGAGGACGCGGAGATCTTCGCCAAGAACCTCCACCGCCAGCGCTTCATCGACAAGCGCGACTGGGGCATGTACCGCGATCTCTACGAGACGTTCTCCCAGACCCTCGCCCCGCCCGATCTGATGATCTACCTGCGCTGCCCCGTGCGCACCCTGCGCCAGCGCATCCGCCTGCGCGGCCGCGAGATGGAGCAGGACATCCCCCCCGCCTACCTCAAGCGACTGAACGGTCTGTACGAGGAATGGTTCAGTGGCTACAAGTTGTCCCCCGTCCTGGTTCTCCCCACGGACAAGCTGGACTATCTGACGAACCTGGTGGACCGCGTGGACCTCTTCCAACAGATCGAGAAGCACCTGTGA
- a CDS encoding DUF2314 domain-containing protein, with amino-acid sequence MKEVYLVALESDAPVPSDALAAAFEIEELAFTPSADGPAFTVEAEDARVEVVFESRPAPQEWTADLFSGSEPALEALGRARSFYRLAFELSPVQPTVPVFAALVCARVLLAHSAGVLVDITSSKVHESDDVAEITELDFDIRDHVNLHAVEVIEGETPLWVHSHGMEKFGARDLEIFHLGEQDLLPAEAFLHELCTDLAFGQGPPLRTQMGTSEGQAFMLVPSEEARNNLLGVPLDAFEGHEGLFLTVVSPQGRHNTAELLRPFRERFVQEPTERTETMHQESQALLPAFKARLLRRGLMEPLTFLVRAPFETHPEGRSMTEQLWLEVLSWDDAVIVGRLVDGAVHTTEWRKGAHVEVPEADVNALALSREGRTLEDEEVRALLVAERPM; translated from the coding sequence GTGAAGGAGGTCTACCTCGTCGCCCTCGAGAGCGACGCCCCCGTGCCCTCCGACGCGCTGGCCGCCGCCTTCGAGATCGAGGAGCTGGCCTTCACCCCCAGCGCGGACGGTCCCGCCTTCACCGTGGAGGCCGAGGACGCGCGCGTGGAGGTCGTCTTCGAGTCGCGGCCCGCTCCCCAGGAGTGGACCGCGGACCTGTTCTCCGGCAGCGAGCCCGCCCTGGAGGCGCTCGGCCGCGCTCGCTCCTTCTACCGCCTGGCCTTCGAGCTGAGCCCGGTGCAGCCCACCGTGCCCGTCTTCGCCGCGCTCGTGTGCGCCCGCGTGCTGCTCGCGCACTCGGCCGGGGTGCTCGTGGACATCACCTCGTCCAAGGTCCACGAGTCCGACGACGTGGCGGAAATCACCGAGCTGGACTTCGACATCCGCGATCACGTCAACCTGCACGCCGTGGAGGTCATCGAGGGGGAAACCCCCCTGTGGGTGCACTCGCACGGCATGGAGAAGTTCGGCGCGCGCGACCTGGAGATCTTCCACCTGGGAGAGCAGGACCTGCTGCCCGCCGAGGCCTTCCTGCATGAGCTCTGCACGGACCTGGCCTTCGGACAGGGTCCCCCCCTGCGCACCCAGATGGGCACGAGCGAGGGTCAGGCCTTCATGCTGGTTCCCTCCGAGGAGGCGCGCAACAACCTGCTCGGCGTGCCGCTGGATGCCTTCGAGGGGCACGAGGGCCTGTTCCTCACGGTGGTGTCGCCCCAGGGACGGCACAACACCGCGGAGCTCCTGCGTCCCTTCCGCGAGCGCTTCGTGCAGGAGCCCACCGAGCGCACCGAGACGATGCACCAGGAGTCCCAGGCCCTGCTGCCCGCCTTCAAGGCGCGCCTCTTGCGCCGCGGCCTCATGGAGCCGCTCACCTTCCTGGTGCGCGCCCCCTTCGAGACTCATCCGGAAGGCCGCTCGATGACCGAGCAGCTCTGGCTGGAAGTGCTCTCCTGGGACGACGCCGTCATCGTCGGCCGGCTGGTGGACGGCGCCGTGCACACCACCGAGTGGCGCAAGGGCGCCCATGTGGAAGTGCCCGAGGCGGACGTCAACGCCCTGGCGCTCAGCCGCGAGGGCCGCACCCTCGAGGACGAAGAGGTGCGCGCGCTGCTCGTCGCCGAACGCCCGATGTGA
- a CDS encoding FHA domain-containing protein has protein sequence MPALLLLSGPAAGLRHELQTEATIGRSPSCELPLPADDRMSRRHARFFVRDGQVLLEDLGSRNGTTVNGERITGEVVLHPGDRVQVGQTTVLVAPPGAAVRVGAPQPGTSHLPIQEVLPHVGMEAALYSAGAALLGATSEARVLRYLSEQALLALHADAAAALLGSVKGLLTASVVGAPSVEVPRDMANAALERAEQGRSDSVLCSPLVASGGPPFGLLYVERAHAPFSEAEGQLAIMLGRLGGEAYAAVRSLSGPQPERVEMVGGSRPFRKLVEQARRAAASDAPAVFFGEPGTGKSLCAHYVHTRSPRSLGPFVRVDCREEALLEESLFGRTSRPGVPPLPSALLRADGGSLLLLHVERMPRALSERLARLLSRKRAPGREGGEEPVDVRLLATATAPPRVLVQRAEMEEALASRLAGLELELLPLRERRADIPVLFERFATRGALAARGPPPELTPEARRLLMEYAWPHNVRELELLGERLARLYAGSEIAAALLPPEFQPGTASSEPLTLQERVARLERDTIAEALRTAGGRKIAAAKLLGISRPTLDKKIEDYGLTVERRRV, from the coding sequence ATGCCCGCCCTGTTGCTCCTCTCCGGCCCCGCGGCCGGCCTTCGCCACGAACTCCAGACGGAAGCGACGATCGGCCGCAGTCCGTCGTGTGAGCTGCCCCTGCCCGCGGACGACCGGATGTCGCGCCGTCACGCGCGCTTCTTCGTGCGCGATGGACAGGTGCTCCTCGAGGACCTGGGCTCGCGCAACGGCACCACCGTCAACGGCGAGCGCATCACCGGCGAGGTGGTGCTGCACCCCGGTGATCGCGTCCAGGTGGGTCAGACGACGGTGCTCGTGGCGCCCCCCGGCGCCGCCGTGCGCGTGGGCGCTCCCCAGCCCGGCACGAGCCACCTGCCCATCCAGGAAGTGCTGCCGCACGTGGGCATGGAGGCCGCCCTGTACTCGGCGGGCGCCGCGCTCCTGGGCGCCACGAGCGAAGCGCGCGTGCTGCGCTACCTCTCCGAACAGGCCCTGCTCGCGCTCCACGCGGACGCGGCGGCGGCGCTGCTCGGCAGCGTCAAGGGCCTGCTCACCGCCTCCGTCGTGGGCGCTCCTTCCGTGGAAGTCCCTCGCGACATGGCCAACGCCGCCCTGGAGCGCGCCGAGCAGGGCCGCTCGGACTCCGTGCTGTGCTCGCCCCTGGTCGCCTCCGGCGGGCCTCCCTTCGGGCTGCTGTACGTGGAGCGCGCCCATGCTCCCTTCTCCGAGGCGGAGGGGCAGCTCGCCATCATGCTCGGACGGCTCGGCGGCGAGGCCTATGCCGCGGTGCGCTCGCTCTCAGGACCGCAACCCGAGCGCGTGGAGATGGTGGGCGGCTCTCGGCCCTTCCGCAAACTCGTGGAGCAGGCCCGCCGCGCCGCCGCGAGCGATGCCCCCGCCGTGTTCTTCGGCGAGCCCGGCACCGGCAAGAGCCTGTGCGCTCATTACGTCCACACCCGCTCGCCTCGCTCGCTCGGGCCGTTCGTGCGCGTGGATTGCCGCGAGGAAGCCCTCCTGGAGGAGTCCCTCTTCGGCCGCACCAGCCGCCCCGGCGTGCCGCCCCTTCCCTCGGCCCTGTTGCGCGCCGATGGGGGCTCGCTGCTGCTGCTCCATGTGGAGCGCATGCCCCGCGCGCTGTCGGAACGGCTCGCCCGGTTGCTCTCGCGCAAGCGGGCTCCGGGGCGCGAGGGTGGGGAGGAGCCCGTCGATGTCCGGCTGCTGGCCACCGCGACCGCTCCGCCCCGGGTGCTCGTCCAGCGGGCCGAGATGGAGGAGGCCCTGGCGTCACGGCTGGCGGGGCTCGAGCTGGAGCTGCTTCCGTTGCGCGAGCGGCGCGCCGACATCCCCGTGCTCTTCGAGCGCTTCGCCACCCGGGGGGCTCTCGCGGCCCGGGGTCCTCCGCCCGAGCTCACTCCCGAGGCCCGCCGGCTCCTCATGGAGTACGCGTGGCCCCACAACGTGCGGGAGCTCGAATTGCTGGGTGAACGGCTCGCGCGGCTGTACGCCGGTTCGGAGATCGCCGCGGCGCTCCTGCCCCCCGAGTTCCAGCCGGGAACCGCGTCCTCCGAGCCCCTGACCCTGCAGGAGCGCGTGGCCCGGCTGGAGCGCGATACCATCGCGGAGGCCCTGCGCACGGCGGGCGGACGGAAGATCGCGGCCGCGAAGTTGTTGGGCATCAGCCGGCCCACGCTCGACAAGAAGATCGAGGACTACGGCCTCACCGTGGAGCGCCGGCGCGTGTGA
- a CDS encoding DMT family transporter: protein MSSASTVSSAPPRAISLSDLALLLTVLIWGTNYTVVKEAVGSMPPEAFMSLRFALAATAMAAVLHMREGWKPLPRATWLKVVGLGLVGHTLYQYCFVMGVAKTTVANSGLLTSGTPVLTAVLGAALGVDKLRRPIVLGLVLAVPGVVLIVSDRGPGLDASTRTGDLLILGCSLCWALYTVGLRWLGPELSALRITALTMITGAPGVVLLGLPSVWELRPETMGPGVWVGVVYSALVPLVLAYFIWSRSVQAVGSSRTALYSSGTPVVAALTAWLVRSERPGGWQAVGAALVIAGVLVSRKR, encoded by the coding sequence TTGAGTTCCGCCAGCACCGTCTCCTCCGCGCCGCCTCGCGCCATCTCCCTGTCGGACCTGGCCCTCCTCCTCACGGTCCTCATTTGGGGGACCAACTACACGGTGGTGAAGGAGGCCGTGGGCTCGATGCCGCCCGAGGCCTTCATGTCCCTGCGCTTCGCCCTGGCGGCGACGGCCATGGCCGCGGTGCTCCACATGCGCGAGGGCTGGAAGCCCCTGCCCCGCGCCACCTGGCTCAAGGTGGTGGGGCTCGGACTGGTGGGCCATACGCTCTACCAGTATTGCTTCGTCATGGGCGTGGCGAAGACGACCGTCGCCAACAGCGGTCTGCTCACCTCGGGCACGCCCGTGCTCACGGCGGTGCTGGGCGCCGCGCTGGGCGTGGACAAGCTCCGGCGGCCGATCGTGCTGGGCCTGGTGCTCGCGGTGCCGGGCGTGGTGCTGATCGTCAGCGATCGGGGGCCGGGCCTGGACGCCTCGACGCGCACGGGGGATCTGCTCATCCTCGGCTGCTCGCTGTGCTGGGCGCTCTACACCGTGGGCCTGCGCTGGCTCGGCCCGGAGTTGTCCGCGCTGCGCATCACCGCGCTCACCATGATCACGGGCGCGCCGGGAGTCGTGCTGCTCGGCCTGCCCTCGGTGTGGGAGTTGAGGCCGGAGACGATGGGCCCGGGCGTCTGGGTGGGCGTGGTGTACTCGGCGCTGGTGCCCCTGGTGCTCGCCTACTTCATCTGGAGCCGCAGCGTGCAGGCGGTGGGCAGCAGCCGCACGGCGCTCTACAGCAGTGGGACGCCCGTGGTGGCGGCGCTCACCGCGTGGCTCGTCCGGAGCGAGCGCCCGGGAGGCTGGCAGGCCGTGGGCGCGGCGCTGGTCATCGCGGGAGTGCTCGTCAGCCGCAAGCGCTGA
- a CDS encoding pseudouridine-5'-phosphate glycosidase — MDLRYSEEVRRAKEQGAPLVALETSVVAQGLPYPENLAAARACEEAVRRAGAVPAPIAVVDGEVWIGLEEAHMRRLAEGKERLLKLASRDLSVAIGTKATGGTTVSATCELAAAAGIRVFSTGGIGGVHRGVSEHLDISYDIWALSRYPVAVVCAGAKSVLDLPKTLEALETASVPVLGVGTDELPSFYSRSSGLPLEHRVDDAAGAAAILKARFETLGQGGVLFTVPPPEETSLPRAEVELHIASSLAEAERQGIRGKAVTPFLLSDLSKRTSGKSLRANHALLVNNARFAGQLAVAYAQATRR, encoded by the coding sequence ATGGACTTGCGTTACTCCGAAGAGGTCCGGCGCGCGAAGGAGCAGGGCGCACCGTTGGTGGCACTGGAGACGAGCGTGGTGGCGCAGGGACTGCCCTACCCGGAAAACCTCGCGGCGGCGCGCGCCTGCGAGGAGGCCGTTCGTCGCGCGGGCGCCGTGCCCGCTCCCATCGCCGTGGTGGACGGCGAGGTGTGGATTGGTCTCGAGGAGGCGCACATGCGCCGGCTCGCCGAGGGCAAGGAGCGCCTGCTCAAGCTCGCCTCGCGGGATCTCTCCGTGGCGATCGGCACGAAGGCCACCGGCGGCACCACCGTGAGCGCCACCTGCGAGCTGGCCGCCGCGGCCGGCATCCGCGTCTTCTCCACGGGCGGCATCGGCGGCGTGCACCGGGGCGTCTCCGAGCACCTCGACATCTCCTATGACATCTGGGCGCTGTCGCGCTACCCCGTGGCCGTGGTGTGCGCCGGGGCCAAGTCGGTGCTGGATCTGCCCAAGACGCTCGAGGCGCTGGAGACCGCTTCCGTGCCGGTGCTCGGCGTGGGCACCGACGAGCTGCCGTCCTTCTACAGCCGGAGCTCCGGCCTGCCGCTGGAGCACCGCGTGGACGACGCCGCGGGCGCCGCCGCCATCCTCAAGGCCCGCTTCGAGACGCTGGGGCAGGGCGGTGTCCTCTTCACCGTGCCTCCTCCCGAGGAGACGTCCCTGCCGCGCGCCGAGGTGGAGCTGCACATCGCCTCCTCGCTGGCCGAGGCCGAGCGCCAGGGTATCCGGGGCAAGGCGGTGACGCCCTTCCTGCTGTCGGACCTGTCCAAGCGCACCAGCGGCAAGAGCCTGCGCGCCAACCACGCCCTGCTCGTCAACAACGCCCGCTTCGCCGGACAGCTCGCGGTGGCCTACGCCCAGGCCACCCGGCGCTGA
- the mdcH gene encoding malonate decarboxylase subunit epsilon — MSLGILCPGQGAQNLAMLDLLSAAPEAHAVLEAAGPVLGDSPWNLMKGPVEALYVNALAQPLLCAVQLATWTALRSRLPAPRVFAGYSVGELAAYGCAGALDAGELLTLAHERARAMDAAGPSDSGMRAVRGMDRQRLKTLCEAHGVHIAIVNDADRFVIGGREEALRKLEPELSARGGAVTVLPVHVASHTPLLASAAHAFGERLARSGLRAPSTPVLAGLDGAPVRTRERALTTLTRQVAETVDWAACLEGLAEEGCTVLLELGPGADLSRMARDWLPSVSARSVSDFKTLEGVCTWVTRQLE, encoded by the coding sequence ATGAGCCTCGGCATCCTCTGCCCGGGCCAGGGCGCCCAGAACCTGGCGATGCTCGACCTGTTGAGCGCGGCCCCCGAGGCACACGCGGTGCTCGAGGCCGCGGGCCCGGTGCTGGGAGACAGTCCCTGGAATCTCATGAAGGGGCCCGTCGAGGCCCTGTACGTCAATGCCCTCGCCCAGCCGCTGCTGTGCGCCGTGCAACTCGCGACGTGGACGGCGCTGCGCTCCCGGTTGCCCGCGCCGCGTGTCTTCGCGGGGTACAGCGTGGGAGAACTCGCGGCGTATGGCTGCGCGGGGGCGCTCGACGCGGGGGAATTGCTCACCCTCGCGCATGAGCGGGCCCGGGCCATGGACGCCGCCGGTCCGAGCGACAGCGGCATGCGGGCGGTCCGGGGCATGGATCGTCAGCGCTTGAAGACCCTGTGCGAGGCCCATGGCGTGCACATCGCCATCGTCAACGACGCGGACCGCTTCGTCATCGGAGGGCGGGAAGAGGCCTTGAGGAAGCTCGAGCCGGAGCTCTCCGCCCGGGGTGGCGCGGTGACGGTGCTGCCCGTGCATGTGGCGTCCCACACCCCGCTGTTGGCCTCGGCGGCGCACGCGTTCGGCGAGCGGCTGGCGCGAAGCGGACTCCGAGCCCCCTCCACGCCCGTCCTGGCGGGCCTCGATGGCGCGCCCGTGCGCACGCGCGAGCGGGCCCTCACCACGCTGACACGGCAGGTGGCCGAGACCGTGGATTGGGCGGCATGTCTGGAAGGGCTGGCGGAGGAAGGCTGCACGGTGCTGCTCGAACTGGGCCCGGGCGCCGACCTCAGCCGGATGGCGAGGGACTGGCTGCCTTCCGTCTCCGCGCGCTCCGTGTCCGACTTCAAGACCCTGGAAGGCGTGTGCACCTGGGTGACACGCCAACTGGAGTGA
- the mdcB gene encoding triphosphoribosyl-dephospho-CoA synthase MdcB has product MTTSALRRHPGGSAPDTAGIGRDAIRALYAELALHPKPGLVSPLDSGSHDDMDMATFMRSLFALRGYFRDIATAGAEGADFDVLRGLGIEAERRMLAATGGINTHRGAIFSLGLLAAASGALKHEGQSLAGPALGEAVTRRWGQALVAAGIQARDSDSHGARAIRRYQVRGAREEAAEGFPLVFGTALPALEEVLARTGCLERALVQTLFTLMSVLEDTNLLHRGGTEGLGFVRDGARRFLDAGGVLMPGWRERALALHRDCVARHLSPGGSADLLAATWFVHHQRSGAERT; this is encoded by the coding sequence ATGACGACATCCGCCCTTCGCCGCCATCCCGGGGGATCCGCGCCCGACACCGCCGGAATTGGCCGGGACGCGATCCGCGCCCTGTACGCCGAACTGGCCCTGCACCCCAAGCCCGGCCTCGTCAGTCCGCTCGACAGTGGCAGCCATGATGACATGGACATGGCCACCTTCATGCGCAGCCTGTTCGCGCTACGGGGCTACTTCCGCGACATCGCCACCGCGGGCGCCGAGGGAGCGGACTTCGACGTGTTGCGAGGGCTCGGCATCGAGGCGGAGCGGCGGATGCTGGCGGCGACAGGCGGAATCAACACCCACCGGGGCGCCATCTTCAGTCTGGGATTGCTGGCCGCTGCATCAGGTGCGTTGAAGCACGAGGGCCAATCCCTGGCGGGCCCGGCGCTGGGTGAGGCGGTGACCCGGCGCTGGGGACAGGCGCTCGTCGCGGCGGGAATCCAGGCACGCGACAGCGACAGCCATGGCGCCCGGGCGATCCGCCGCTACCAGGTCCGAGGTGCCCGCGAGGAGGCCGCCGAGGGATTCCCGCTCGTGTTCGGCACGGCGTTGCCCGCGCTCGAGGAGGTGCTCGCGCGGACGGGCTGCCTGGAACGAGCCCTGGTGCAGACGCTGTTCACCTTGATGTCGGTGCTCGAGGACACCAACCTGCTGCACCGCGGAGGCACGGAGGGACTGGGCTTCGTGCGGGATGGCGCCCGGCGATTCCTCGACGCGGGAGGCGTCCTGATGCCGGGCTGGAGGGAACGGGCCCTCGCGCTGCACCGCGACTGCGTCGCGCGGCATCTGTCACCCGGAGGCTCGGCGGATCTCCTGGCCGCCACCTGGTTCGTCCATCACCAGCGGAGCGGCGCGGAACGGACATGA
- the mdcG gene encoding malonate decarboxylase holo-[acyl-carrier-protein] synthase — translation MRSERPARHHWVRLDAGWERHLRSPLAPEARERISDWCAQGRPFVVAREDLADTDEDLRLGLALPDKRRVCLHVGREAALSWRPPPALRDVLRTAPEVWRSTLRRIHFLGETLGVPVAVFGSLAWEYLSGVKYVRPDSDVDLLFSPCRWVDVERLLSELAATSRASSGVRLDGEVLLPDGGAVAWRELASRPHRLLVKGPRGAGLRGWKELTALFVEASP, via the coding sequence ATGCGATCTGAGCGCCCCGCACGGCACCACTGGGTGCGATTGGACGCGGGCTGGGAGCGTCACCTGCGCTCGCCGCTCGCGCCCGAGGCACGGGAACGGATCTCCGACTGGTGCGCCCAGGGCCGGCCGTTCGTCGTCGCGCGGGAAGACCTGGCGGACACGGACGAGGATCTGCGATTGGGGCTCGCCCTGCCCGACAAGCGGCGCGTCTGTCTTCATGTGGGACGCGAGGCCGCCCTCTCCTGGAGACCTCCGCCCGCGCTCCGCGACGTGCTGCGCACCGCGCCCGAGGTCTGGCGGTCCACACTGCGGCGCATCCATTTCCTCGGGGAAACGCTCGGCGTGCCGGTGGCCGTGTTCGGCTCCCTGGCCTGGGAGTACCTGTCTGGCGTGAAGTACGTCCGGCCGGACTCGGATGTGGACCTGCTGTTCTCCCCGTGCCGGTGGGTGGACGTGGAACGGCTCCTGTCCGAGCTGGCGGCCACGTCTCGCGCCTCCTCGGGGGTGCGTCTGGATGGAGAAGTGCTCCTGCCGGACGGGGGCGCGGTGGCCTGGAGGGAGCTGGCCTCGAGGCCCCACCGGCTGCTGGTCAAGGGTCCCCGAGGCGCGGGCCTGCGGGGATGGAAGGAGCTCACGGCGCTGTTCGTGGAGGCCTCGCCATGA